In one window of Blastopirellula marina DNA:
- a CDS encoding DUF1559 domain-containing protein, whose protein sequence is MFKSAPRHAFTLVELLVVIAIIGVLIALLLPAVQQAREAARRSQCINNLKQLGVAAHNHHDTFGKFPAGLYNQNGGRADNSEPDQIGPNWVVMLLPYIEQDALYELFEVNTNVTVTTDKWNRDAVVTTGGPLARSQVIATLQCPSATGTSQAFNPTTALGNNWGRGTYAANGGAATHWHQTNQTQTLNNGVNVPAHGVFTVNKGRNMSEVLDGTSNTILFDEIRCGENVGDQRGVWALGISGSSIVHGMNEHDMYGPNDTGDNSDDVYDCVDMAKGGGCYESGTNNQANARSLHPGIVNVVRVDGSVSNVTDTVDLDVWSTLHAIADGQVISEN, encoded by the coding sequence TTGTTCAAATCAGCCCCACGTCATGCGTTTACCTTGGTAGAACTATTGGTGGTGATTGCCATCATTGGTGTGTTGATCGCGTTGCTTTTGCCGGCCGTCCAACAGGCCCGCGAGGCCGCTCGTCGTTCGCAGTGCATCAATAACTTGAAACAGTTGGGGGTCGCCGCCCACAACCATCACGACACCTTCGGCAAATTCCCCGCCGGTTTGTACAACCAGAACGGTGGCCGAGCAGACAACAGCGAGCCAGATCAGATTGGTCCCAACTGGGTTGTGATGTTGCTGCCGTATATCGAGCAAGACGCGTTGTACGAATTGTTTGAAGTGAACACCAACGTGACCGTTACCACCGATAAGTGGAACCGGGACGCGGTTGTGACAACCGGTGGCCCGCTGGCTCGATCGCAGGTTATTGCCACGCTGCAGTGCCCTTCGGCCACCGGCACTTCCCAGGCATTCAATCCCACGACTGCGCTGGGTAACAATTGGGGACGCGGCACGTACGCTGCCAACGGTGGTGCGGCGACCCACTGGCATCAAACCAATCAAACGCAGACCTTGAATAACGGTGTGAACGTACCAGCCCACGGCGTATTCACCGTCAACAAAGGACGGAACATGTCGGAAGTCCTCGATGGTACCTCGAACACCATTCTCTTCGACGAAATTCGTTGTGGTGAAAACGTCGGAGATCAGCGCGGCGTGTGGGCCCTGGGCATCAGCGGCAGCAGCATCGTGCATGGCATGAACGAGCACGACATGTATGGCCCCAACGACACCGGTGACAACTCCGACGACGTTTACGACTGCGTCGACATGGCCAAAGGTGGCGGCTGCTACGAGAGCGGAACCAACAACCAGGCCAATGCCCGCTCGTTGCACCCTGGCATTGTGAATGTCGTACGCGTTGACGGAAGTGTGAGCAATGTCACCGATACAGTCGATCTCGATGTCTGGTCAACGCTGCACGCGATTGCCGATGGCCAGGTCATTTCCGAGAACTAA
- the efp gene encoding elongation factor P, giving the protein MQYSTSDFRKGLKVQIDGEPYIMTECNFVKPGKGNALYKCRLKNLIRGTNLDRTWRGGETLESADVEETDVQFLYKQGDTWVFMDNETFEQYELDADTMGDGWKFLKDGMKCMMTLFNGNPLDMTPPMQVEMEVTYCEPGAKGNTATNVTKPATIETGAEIQVPMFVNLGDVIKVDTRDGTYVERVKK; this is encoded by the coding sequence GTGCAATACAGTACCAGCGATTTTCGTAAAGGTTTGAAGGTCCAGATCGACGGCGAACCCTACATCATGACCGAGTGCAACTTCGTGAAGCCGGGTAAGGGGAACGCCCTGTACAAGTGTAGGCTCAAGAACCTGATCCGCGGCACCAACTTGGACCGTACCTGGCGTGGTGGTGAAACGCTGGAATCCGCCGACGTCGAAGAGACCGACGTGCAGTTCCTCTACAAGCAAGGGGACACGTGGGTCTTCATGGACAATGAAACGTTCGAGCAATACGAACTCGACGCCGACACCATGGGGGATGGTTGGAAGTTCCTCAAAGACGGCATGAAGTGCATGATGACCTTGTTCAACGGCAACCCGCTGGACATGACTCCACCGATGCAGGTCGAGATGGAAGTCACCTACTGCGAGCCAGGTGCCAAGGGCAATACGGCCACTAACGTGACCAAGCCAGCTACCATTGAAACCGGTGCCGAAATCCAGGTTCCGATGTTTGTGAATCTGGGCGACGTCATCAAGGTCGACACCCGCGATGGCACCTACGTCGAACGCGTGAAGAAGTAA
- the epmB gene encoding EF-P beta-lysylation protein EpmB, with protein MNIVTTDSQSASINCIANPATSPSEGWKASMRAAFRRTGDLAEYLQLPDTAWQKGLAAAEDFPLFVPREFAAKMLRGDLTDPLLRQVLPIEQETVSVEGFTANPVGDHEATLTPGLLQKYHGRALMVTTGACAVHCRYCFRRHFPYGEGPKGIDAWSAALAAIHQDTSLHEILLSGGDPLTLTDGILGQLVENIAAARHIRRLRIHTRLPVMIPCRINDQLLTWLTGSRLKPFMVIHVNHPHELADDVAQALALLSEAQVPLLNQSVLLRGVNDDAETLIELSEKLLDLNVMPYYLHQLDRVQGAAHFEVSRAEGLRIVQTMRSRLPGYAIPRYVEEIAGDTSKRVIA; from the coding sequence ATGAACATTGTAACTACCGATTCGCAATCTGCGAGTATCAATTGTATCGCGAACCCTGCCACATCGCCTAGCGAGGGTTGGAAAGCGTCGATGAGGGCTGCCTTCCGCCGCACAGGGGACTTGGCCGAGTACCTTCAGCTGCCCGATACGGCCTGGCAAAAAGGCTTGGCTGCCGCCGAGGACTTTCCGCTGTTCGTCCCGCGCGAGTTCGCCGCCAAGATGCTCCGGGGCGATCTGACCGATCCCCTGCTCCGCCAGGTGCTACCAATCGAGCAGGAAACCGTTTCAGTAGAAGGATTTACGGCGAATCCCGTGGGCGACCACGAAGCGACCCTGACACCCGGCCTTTTGCAAAAGTACCACGGCCGGGCCCTGATGGTAACGACCGGGGCGTGTGCGGTCCATTGTCGGTACTGCTTCCGGCGGCACTTTCCGTATGGGGAAGGCCCTAAGGGGATCGACGCGTGGAGTGCGGCCCTGGCAGCGATTCACCAGGATACGTCGCTTCACGAAATCTTGTTATCTGGTGGCGATCCACTGACCCTGACCGACGGCATTTTGGGGCAACTGGTCGAAAACATCGCCGCAGCCCGGCATATTCGCCGGCTACGCATCCATACGCGGCTGCCGGTGATGATCCCCTGCCGGATAAACGACCAGCTACTGACCTGGCTGACCGGGTCCAGGCTCAAGCCGTTTATGGTCATCCATGTGAACCATCCCCATGAACTGGCCGATGACGTCGCCCAGGCCTTGGCCCTTCTGAGCGAAGCCCAGGTTCCTCTGCTCAATCAAAGCGTCCTGCTGCGGGGGGTGAATGACGACGCCGAGACGCTGATCGAGCTGTCAGAGAAACTGCTCGATCTGAACGTCATGCCGTATTACCTGCACCAGCTCGACCGAGTGCAAGGCGCGGCCCACTTCGAGGTCTCGCGAGCCGAGGGATTGCGCATCGTGCAAACCATGCGCAGCCGCCTGCCAGGTTACGCGATACCAAGGTACGTGGAAGAGATCGCTGGCGATACCAGCAAGCGGGTAATCGCGTAG